Part of the Pirellulales bacterium genome is shown below.
ACGCCTGGCGAGTGATTGCTGGCGGGCAGACTCGCCATATTTCCGGCGGCGCAGCGCTTCGCGCGCATAGGCGAGAAACGGTGTTTGCCCGATGCCGCCGCCGACGAGAATCAGATCGTCGGCCGCGGGTGCGGGAAAGCCGTTGCCAAGCGGCCCCCAGATGTCGAGCTTGTCGCCGGGCCGAAACCGAGCCAATCGCGTCGTCATCTTCCCCATGACGAGATAGACCACGTCGATATCCGTGGGCGATGGCGCCGGGTCCGACGAAGTGCCAAGGGAGGGCGGATCGGCGACGACTGTGTCGTACAGGGCGAACGGACGGCCGAGCAGCGGGTCGTCGTAACCGGCCAATCGCATCATGAGAAACTGCCCGGGCACGAACTGTCGCGCCATTTCCGGCACGCGGAAGCGGATTCGCCACGTGTCGGTCGCCAGGCGGACGTTTTCCACGACCTCGACAGTCTGAAAAGACGCGTGGTCGGCGAAGCAGTCTGCGTCGTGCGAATCGCTCATCGGCGGCGCTCCCGCCGCTGCGTTTGGCCTTGGCTTCGCGCGCGGCCTTGCTGTTGCGTCTTGGCTTGGCCGCCGTCGCCGCCGCGCGATTTGCCTTGGCGGTTTTCTGCGCGGCTTTGTTTGCCGAGTCGTTGCAGTTGCCGGTCGCGAAATTGCTTCCGCCGCCCGCCGGCCTTGGCCGTCCGTCCGGCAGCGCCAACTTTTGCGGCGGCTTTCCCGGCTGCCGAGCCGCGATTCCGTCCTGCGCCACCTTCGGTGGGATAGCCGATTACCGTCCCACTCTTTGCTGGCGTTGCCGCCGAGGCCCGATCATGTTCCAAATCCAGCGTCTCGATTTCCGTTACCGCCGCGGCGCCCTTTCTATTTGCCGTGTCACGGGCGCGTCCTTCTTCCGTCTTTGGCCCCTGGCTCCTGACTCCTGTTCCCTCGCCCCTCGCCCCTCGCCCCTCGTCCCTCGGCCCTCGCCGCTCGTCCCTCGCCCCTTCTTGCCCTTCGGCCGCTTCTCTCAACGCGCGCACTTCTTCTTTCCGCAGTGGTCGACATTCGCCGGGCGGGAGTTCGCCGAGCCGCAGCGGTCCGAGGGCAGTGCGGCGAAGATGCAGAACCTTGTGCCCGACTTGGGCCAGCAGGCGGCGCACTTCACGGTTCTTTCCTTCGTCGAGCACCATTTCGAGGGTTGTGCTCTGCTTATGCTGGCTCTTGATCCAAATGCGTTTGGCGTGGGCCAGTCCTTCGGCGAGATGTACGCCCCGCCGCAACCGATCGAGCACTTCCGGCCCCGGCACGCCAGCGACTTGGGCTTGATATGTCTTTTCGACGCCATAACGCGGGTGAGCGAGCAGGTTGGCCAGCTCACCATCGTTGGTGACCAGGATCAGGCCTTCGCTGCTCACGTCGAGCCGGCCGACAGCAAATAGCCGCTGACCTTGCGGCGCCAGATCGACCACTCGCGGCCGGCCATCCGGATCGCGATTCGTGGTCACCACGCCGATCGGCTTGTTGACCATGTAATAGACCGGATGGCTGCGCGGAAGCGGTTCGAGATCGACGCGAATATCGGCCGTGGCAGGATCGACTTTGGTGCCCAGTTCAGTGACCGCTCGGCCATCGACGGTGACGCGTCCGGCGGTGATCAGTTCTTCGCATTTCCGCCGGCTTCCGATCCCGGCCGCGGCGAGCAGTTTTTGCAGTCGCACCGTTGATTCATCGCCGGGAGTTGGTTTGGCCCGCGGGCGGGCGCGGGGCTTCGGCCCGGCAGGGCGCCGTTTGGCGGCATGGGGCGCCGACCGTGGTTTGCGTTTTGCCGCCGAAGGCCGCCGGGGAACCGACATCATGTGTGCAGACCGAAAGAGGTGTTTGGACGATTGGAATCGAATTTGGGAATCGACAGCCACCATCATAGTCGGCGGCTGGCATGAGCCCCAGGGGCCAAGCTGTATCGAAAAAGCTGTCCTCGGCACACGGGCTCGAAGCGCTCGCGCACAATCGTTGACCGATGTGGCGGGGCCGCCTCGCTGACGCTTCGGGCTAGTGTGTTGATCGCCGCCAGCACTGTTTCATCCAACACCGTCGGCGCATTTCGGTTTTGATCCGGCGGAATCTGCGCTTCGGCCGGCAGGAATCGCGCGGTGGCGTGTTGCTAGCAGCGCTGGGAGCAAAAGTTTGGTGGTTGGTGGCGCGACGCCAGAACATGCGCTCCCAATTCGGATTGCGCCGCCGACGATCGCGATTCCGCAGCCAGTCGCCGAACTCGGCACACGGGTTGCTAAACCGTCTGCCGCTGATTCTTGCAGGGGGGCATGGATCGGGCGATTCCTTTCGCCGCCATGTCGTACTACGGGCTTTACATCTCCGCCGAAGGCGCCCACGCGCAGAGCCGTCGGGTCGAAACGTTGGCCAACAACCTGGCCAACGCCGACACCGTCGGCTTCAAGCGCGACTTCGCCGTCGTGCAAGCCCGATATGCCGAAGAGATGCAGCGCGGCCTCGATTATCCCGGCTCCCGAACGGTGAACGATCTCGGTGGCGGGGTGCGCGTCGCGGAGACGAAGACCGACTTTTCCCCCGGCGCTTTCAAGCGCACCGGCAATCCCACCGACATCGCGATTCCCGGCGACGGGTTTTTCATGGTGCGCCGCCCGGACGGCGATTACCTGACCCGCGCAGGCAACTTCATGTTCAATTCGGCCGGCCGGCTTGTCACGCAAGACAACTATCCTGTGCTCAGCGACAGCGGCGCGCCGATCGACATCGATCCCGATGCCGGCGACTGGCGGCTCACCGGCGACGGCGGCATCGTTCAAAACGGCACACAGCAGAATTTAGCGCTGGTGAAACCCCGCTCGCTGGGCGACCTGTCGAAGGTCGGGCAGAACTTGTTCAAAGCCCTGGCGCCGGCGGCTCCCATCGCTCCGGAGCACCGGCAAGTCGACGGCGGCTTCCTTGAACAATCCGACGTCAAGCCGACCACTGAAATGACGGAATTGATCGAAGCCTCGCGCGCTTTCGAGGCCAACATCAGCATGATCAAGAACCACGACCAGATGATGGGAACCCTGACAAGCCGGTTGTTGAAATTCAGTTGATGGCGTGCCGTGCGGAAAGGGGGACAAGGCATCGCAAAATGAGCCAGTCCCCGGACGCGATCGCAAAATGAGCCAGTCCCCGGCAATCGAGCCCCCTAACCCCTCACCCTAACCCCTCACCCTAAGCATGAGCGTTCAAACCCTCTACACTGCCGCCACCGGCATGGAAGCGTTGCAGCAGAAGCTCGACGTCATCGCCAACAATCTGGCGAACGTCAATACGACGGGCTTCAAGCGCGATCGCGCCAATTTCGAAGACCTGTTTTATCGCACCGAAACGGTGCCAGGCATTCAAGACGCGGCCGGCAACTACACGCCCGTCGGCATCCAAACCGGCTTGGGATCCAAAGTGCAGAGCACGCAGGCGGACCAAACGCAGGGGGCGTTCCAACAAACCAATCAGCCGCTCGATGTCGCGATCCAGGGCAACGGCTATTTGCAGGTGACCGATCCCACCGGCCAAATCCTCTATTCCCGTGCCGGCAATCTTTCGCTCAACGCCAACGGCCAGCTCGTCGTCGGCGATGCCACGGTCGGCTACTTGCTCTCGCCGGCGATTTCCATTCCGCAAACGGCCACGAGCATCACGATTGGCGCCGACGGCAAAGTGTCGGTTCAAGAGGCCGGCAGCACGACGATGCAGCAGGTCGGGCAGATTCAATTGGCCCGCTTCATCAATCCCCAGGGCCTGATGAGTCTTGGCGGAAATCTGCTCAGCCAGAGCGACGCTTCCGGTCCGCCCACCCAAGGCGTTCCAGGAACCAACGGCATCGGCACGATCCAGCAGGGTTCGCTCGAAGCGTCGAACGTCGAACCGGTCAACGAACTTATCGATTTGATTACGACCCAACGCTCGTTCGAATTGAATTCGCAAGCCATCCAGGCCGGCGATCAGATCATGCAAGACATCACGAATCTGAGGCGAGGTTGAGGAAGTGGGGCGAGGGTTAGGGTGAGGGGTTAGGGAAACAAACACTAGCCCGAAGCGTTAGCGAGGAAGCACCAGCCCGAAGCGTTAGCGAGGCAGCACCAGCCCGAAGCGTTAGCGAGGAAACACTAGCCCGAAGCGTTAGCGACGAAGCACACCTGGTTGGCGTTGCTTTCTCATTAATACTACCAAAGCGATATGCGAATTCGGGGCTTCGATGAGATGGATGGTCTGGCGGCAGTTCGTCCTCGCTAACGCTTCGGGCTAGTGTTGCCGATGGTGGCCCGGGGCAACACGGATCAAGAACCGGAAGGATTGCGGATCATGGAGGATTGCACGATGAAACGGATTGCGAATCTTTTGACGGCCTGCGGCTTGGGTCTTGCTTGCTTGTTTGCTGTTAGTGCAAGCGTCCGTGCGGCCGAGTTGCAATTGCGGCCGGAAATTCATACGCAAAAGAATTTGCTGCAACTGGGCGACGTGGCGGAGATCTTTACCGCCAGTTCGCCCGAGGCGGCAATGCTTTCAGCAATCGAATTGATGCCCGCCCCATCGCCGGGCACCCGAGTGAGCATCCGCCTCCGCGAGATTCAAGACATTCTCTCGATGCGGGGCGTGAATCTCGCGAATGTGCAGTTCACGGGAGCGGCCCAAGTGATGGTCATCGCCGGCGCCGATCCGGCAGAGAAATACAGGATGCGCCGGCCCGCGAAAGTGCTGATTCAACGGGCGGAGCGCATCGCGACGGATGCGATCGTGCGGCATCTGCAATCGAAAGCCGGCGCGGCCGAAGAATGGCAGGTGTCGGTGACTTTGGAAGATGATCAGGTTGCTCCCTTGGTGGCGGCCGGAGATGCAGTGAAGGTCGTCGGCGGCCAAGAGCCATGGACGGGCACGCAATCGTTCGAGTTCCGCTTGCCAAGCGCCGAAGGACAAGCGCGGATGGAAATCTCCGCTCAAGTGTCGCTTCCGCCGACCGTCGTCATCACTCTACATGCGATGCCGAAAGGGACGATCGTGCGCACGAGCGACGTCGAGTTGCGGCGTCTTCGCGCGGGCGTGTCTCCCGGTGAACTGTTTCAGTCGATCGACGACGTGGCGGGCAAGGAAGCGATTCGGAATATCCCTGCCGGGCAGCCGCTCGATGCGAATCTCGTCCATCCGCCGCTGCTTGTGCGCAGCGGAGAAGTGGTGACGGTGTTCGGCCGCAATGGCTCGATCGTGGTTCGCATGCCGGCTCGAGCGCGCGAGAACGGCAGCGAAGGGGATTTGGTAAGCGTCGAATCGCTGCTCGATCGGCAGACGTTTTTGGCGCGCGTGTCGGGGCTGCACGAAGTCGAGGTATTCGCCGGTGCGACCACAACCGCTCCGGCATCCTCCGGCCGCCAATCCACCGCCACTCGCACGACATTGAATTGACTCGGAGTAGCAGGCACGCTCCGTGTGCCGTCCGCAAAGTAGCAGGCACACTCCGTGTGCCGTCCGCCCGTCAACACCCGCCACGGCACACGGAGTGTGCCTACTACCTTGAAGCCCCCGACGAAGGATCCACACGATGACACGGATTTGGAACCCCCGGCTTTTCGCGATGCGGCCGATGCCGAATCGGCGCTGGGAAACGCTCGGCGCCGCGATTCGGCCGATCGTGCTGTCGGCCATCGTGCTCGGAAGCGGCATCGCGTATGGCCAGAATTCGAGCTTGTTTTATGAAGACATTCCGAACGATGGTCCGGCGCTTCGCGTGTCGAACTGCAGTTGGGTCTTTCAAAAGGCGGATCCGCTGCCGCATCTCAAGCTGCACGACATCGTCACGATCATCGTGTCGGAAAAGAATGCCTTGGATAGCGAAGGGGATGTCGATCGCCGCAAGACGGGCGTTTTCAACGCCCAGCTTAAGAACTGGATCGCGCTGAAGGGCCTGAGCATGAAAGCGGCGCCGATGACCTCCGGCCAGCCGCAGGCCAATGGCACGCTCGATCAGGAATATCAGGCTAACATGCAGTTGCAAACCAAGGCCAGTCTCACCTTCACGATTGCCGCCACGGTCGTCGATATCCGGCCAAACGGCAATCTCGTCGTCGAAGCACATCGCCATGTGCAAGACAACGAAGACATCTGGGACCAATCCCTTTCCGGCTTGATCCGGCCGCAAGATGTGCTGCCGAACAACACCGTGCTGAGCCAGAACATTGCCGAACTGATGATCGACAAGCGCGAGGTCGGCCATGTGCGCGACGGCTATCGCCGCGGCTGGCTCACGCGCCTCTACGATCGGTTTTCGATTTTCTGAGAGAGGGCTACAGGCTGAAGGCTGAAGGCTACAGGCAAAAAGACGACGGATACGGGACGACGGTTTGAGAAGGAGACTTGTTATGCGGTCGCTCGACACGGCTTCGCGACGGGTGCTGTTGATTGCGGCGATTGCGTTCGTGGCCGGTCCGGTCCGGACGGCCGAAGCGCGAATTCCGCTCAAAGATATTTGTCACGTCAAAGGACAGGAAGAGAACACGCTGCAAGGCCTGGGCATTGTCGTCGGGCTCAAGGGCACGGGGGATAGCCCCGGCTCGGCCCCCTCGGTTCGCGCGTTGGCTCAGGCGATCCAACTGCTCGGCACTCCGGCCGGCAAGCGCGGCAGCCCCGAATTGAAAGACGACATCAAGAACGTCGCGCTCGTCTTGGTGACGGCGACCGTTCCGGCGGCGGGTGCTCGGCAAGGCGATAAGCTCGATTGCACCGTGGCTTCGATCGGTGGTGCCAAGAGCCTGGCCGGCGGGCAGTTGTTCATCACCGCCTTGCAAGGGCCGCGAGTCGAAAACGATCGCGTCTATGCGTTCGCCCAGGGAGAGATCCACCTCGACGATCCCAAGGTGCCAACGACCGGCAAGGTGTTCAACGGCTGCCGCGTGGAAGCCGATTTCTTCAACCCGTTCATCAAAGACGGCAAGATCACGCTGGTGCTCGAGAGGAATCATGCCGACTTTCAACTCGCTCAGGATATCGCCGAGTTGATCAACAGTCAGCTCGGCTTTCAGACCCGCAGCGGCGAGATGGCCCGGGCCATGAATCAGGAAAACATCGAAGTGATCGTCCCGGCGCAGTACCGCGATCGGCCGGTGTCGTTCGTGTCGCAAGTGCTCAGCTTGCCGATGCTCGAACCGCAATCGGTGGCCCGGGTGGTGATCAACGAACGGGCCGGCAGCATCGTGATCAGCGGCGAAATCGAGATCGGCACCGTGGTGATCACGCACAAAAACATGGTGATCGACACGAGCGGCCAGGGCACGGGGGGCCCGGCGAGCCATTTCGTACCGCTCGACACGAGCAGCAATCCGCCCCCGAAACTGAAGGCCCTTGTCGAAACGCTGAACACGCTCAAGGTTCCCCCGGAAGACGTGATCGAAATCATCAAAGGTCTCGACCGCAACGGCAAGCTCCACGGCGAATTGATTATCGAATAACGCAGGGATGATCCGGGACGCCACTGCCGGCTTGCCTAGCGCGGCGCCTGGAACGCAAATGCCGCACTGCCGGACAAGCCAGCCGTGGCAGCCAACGGTCGAACAAGCAGTTCATCCGCACAAGACCAAGGAACAGACATGATCTCCGCCACGATGCCTTTGCAATCCGCCGCTGCGATCGACGCTCGCGCCTCGCACGGCGCCGCGGTGGGCCAGCGGTTGATGCATGAATCCTCGGCCCAGCCTTCCGGCGGCGCGGCGGATCAAAGTGAATTGCGCGACAAGTTCGATTCCTTCGTCGGCGAATCTTTTTATGGTCAGATGCTGCAGGCCATGCATAAAACCGTCGGCAAGCCGGCCTATTTCAATGGCGGGCGAGCGGAAGAAATGTTCCAGGGGCAACTGGACCAAATCCTTTCGGAAAAAATGACCCAGGCCAACGGTGGAGCGTTGAGTTCGTCGCTATTCGATTTGTTCAATTTGCAAACCACCGGCGGCCGCAAATAATCCACACCCAGAATTGATCGCCTTGTGGAGCGCGTCCGCTCGCTGACGCTTCGGGCTAGTGTGGACAACACCGGCCCGAAGCATCAGCGAGGACAGCGCCGCCAAAACGCGTCTTTCGCTGATCTCTGTCCCCTGATCTCTGTCCCCTCGCCTCTGGTCCCTAACCCACTCCACTGCATGAACGAATCGTCGCAACCGGTCGCTTGGGACACCGAATTGGCCGGACTGTTGGCCGAATTGTCCGACGTCCAAACCGAGCTGCTCGCCGTGCTGACCGACAAGCGGGCTCGGCTGCTTTCGGCCGATCTCGAATCGCTGAAGGCGATGCAAGCCCGGGAAGCCGAACTGGTCGGCCGCTTGCAGGCCTGCCAAGAGCGGCGGATGGCTTTGTTGGCGCGTGCGGCCAGCGAAGGGCTCCCGTCGGCAAACCTGACAAATCTTGCCGCCGCGCTGCCATCGCAGCAGCGCCAGCATCTGACGCCGCAATTGCGCGAGGCCTCGGCACGGATCCGGCTCTTGCAGCACCACAGCCTGACGAATTGGGTTCTGGTGCAGCGAACTTTGCTTCATCTGGCACAGCTTTTGGAAATAATCGCGACAGGGGGCCGATTAAAGCCGACCTATGGAAAGAACGACTGCGCGCCGACCGGCGGCTCGCTGGTCGACCAGGCAGTTTAAGCTCGGCCGAAGAATACCTTCCGCTTTTCGAACCCCTCACCCTGCCCTCTCCCGCAAAGGGGAGAGGGGGGCTGTAGAAAAGTTATCTTTCGGCCCGAGCCTTAGCCAGCAGAAAAAATCTCTCCCACAGCTAGCATCGCAACCATGCCACTAACCACTAACCACTAACCCTTCCCCCGATGTCGCTGCTTAGCTCGATTCAGTTGGCCGGCAATTCGCTGCAAGCCCAGCAGCTGGGTTTGCAAGTGGTCGGGCAAAATATTGCCAATGCCAATACGCCCGGCTACAGCGTCGAAACACTCGGTCTCACCCCAGGCCCAACCCAGCAAGATGGATCGCTGTTGCTGGGCACGGGCGTCGATATTACGGGCGTTCAGCAGCAGGTCGACCAATTTCTCAATACCCAGGTTCGCAACGGCCTCAGCACGCAAACCGGCACCGGCGTCAGCTCCCAAACGTATCAGCAGCTTGAAAGCATGTTTGGCATCTTGAACGACACGAACAACGGCACGAATCTCGACAGCGCGATGACGAATTTCTTTTCGAGCGTCTCGCAGATTCTGAACAATCCCAACGACCCGACCGTCCAACAACTCGCCGTTTCCAACGGCCAGACGGTCGCGACCACGTTCAATCAACTCGCCTCGAGCGCCCAACAATTGCAAACGGGACTGAACGGCCAGGTCCAGAGCGATGCCACTACGGTCAACACCTTGCTGACTCAGATCGGCACGCTCAATCAGCAGATCGTGCAGTTGCAAGGGGGCACCGGCGGGGCCGGCAGCGTCGGCAACCAGGCGGTCGGCTTGCTCGACCAGCGCGACGAAGCCCTATCAAATCTCGCGGGGCTGATGAACGTCAGCACGCAGCTGCAACCCGACGGCACGGTGACGGTCTATAACAGCGGGCAATATCTCGTCGACGAATCGCAGGTGCGCCCGGTGACGATCGTCAACTCGGCCGACGGCGACTTCGACGCTTCCAACCTCGCGCTGCAGGGAAGCAACACCCCGCTGACGATCACTTCGGGCCAGATCGGCGGATTGATCAACTCGCGCGATCAGATTCTCGGCGGCTTCGTCGAGCAGCTCAATTCGCTGGCCAATACGTTTGCCTCCGCGTTCAACCAACTTTATTCGACTGGCCAGGGTTCGAACGGTTATACGAGCGTCACCGGGACCACCTCGGTCGCCGATCCGAGCGCTCCGCTGGATTCCGCCGGCCTGTCGGTCACGCCCGCCAATGGGACCTTTCAAGTGCTGGTCTACGATTCGGCGACCGGATTGACGCAAACCAGCCAGATCGAGATCAACGAAAATGGCTTGAGCAACGACACCACGCTCAATTCGCTCGCCGGGCAGTTGAACGGCGTCAGCGGCCTGGCGGCGAGCGTGAATTCCAGCGGGCAACTGCAAATCAGCACCACCTCGCCTACCCAGCAAGTGGCTTTTGCCGGCGACACGAGCGGCGCGCTTTCGGCACTGGGGATCAACACATTTTTTACCGGTACGACGGCGGCCACGTTGGGGGTCAATTCGGCCGTGGCGAATCAGCCCACCACTTTTGCAGCCAGCGCCGGCGGCATCGGCGTCGATACGCAAGTGGCGCAGCAGTTGGCCAACTTTGCCAATTTGCCGTTGCTGTCGGCCGGCGGCGCGACGATCAGCGATGCGTACAACAGTCTGGCCGCGAATGTGACGCAAGGATCGAGCGCCGCCCAAGCCGCCGCGAGCGCCGCATCGACATACCAGACATCGCTCCAGAGCCAGCAGCAATCGATCAGCGGCGTCAGCCTCGACACGCAAACGGTCGACATGCTGCAGTATCAAGCAGCGTATTCAGCGTCGGCGAAATACATTTCTGAAATCGATAGCCTGCTGCAAACGTTGATGCAGCTTTAATCTTGGATTATTCATGGCGCCGGGAATTCGCGACACGCTGCGAAATGGCAGCCCGAAGCGTTAGCGAGGGTAAGCCTCGGTGGCCCCCTTGCTTACGCTTCGGGCTTAGTGTGGCGCCATGAATAATCCGGGTACGCGCGGTGAACGGCACGGCGCCAGCCGCCGGCAAATCGGTGATGACGACCGTGCAAGAGCCGCATAATCGAAGATAGCTAGCGAGAGTGGATCATGAGCTCGATCATCGCAATCCCGGGCGGAACCGTCAGCAACCAGTTTGCGGCGCAACAAATAATCTCGCAATTGAGCTCCGAAGAGCTCGCTTTGGAAAAGGTCGAAGGCCAGGTATCCACCGGTCAGGCACTCAATCTGCCCAGCGATAACCCCACTGCCGCGCTCGATGCCGTCAGTATCCAGCGGACCCTCGATCAACTCACGCAGGTCAGCACCAATCTGACCACGAACCAATCCTACCTGACGCAGACCGATAGCACGCTTTCGAGCGTGGCCAACCTGCTGACCTCGGCGCAATCGACGGCTTCGTCGGCCGCCGGCACGACCATCAGTTCCTCGCAACAGCAGGAGGCGGCCAGCCAGATCGGTCAATTGGTGGCGCAATTGGTCGGCGTGGCCAACACCAATTTCGATGGCCGCTATTTATTCTCTGGCTCCGACACCACCACGCAACCGTTTGTGATGGACGGCAACTACGTCGAATACATGGGCAATGCCGGGTCGCTATCGAGCTATTCCGACGTCAACCAGCTTTTTCAAACCAACGTCAGCGGCGCCGAGGCCTTCGGCGCGCTGTCGACCAGCGTCCAGGGGACAACCGCTCTCACGCCGACCCTTACGGCTCAGACCCCACTGGCCGACCTGAACGGCGGCCAGGGTGTTCCGCAGGGAAGCATCGTCGTCTCCGACGGCGCCGGCTCGAGCGTCGTCGATCTGAGCGGGGCCGCGACCATTGGCGACGTCGTTGCCGATCTTGAAGCCAATCCACCGGCAGGTCGCACCGTGAGCGTCGCCATCACGCCGACCGGTCTGAATGTTTCGCTCGATAGCGCGGGCGGGGGAAATCTCTCGATCACGGAAGCCAATGGCGGCTCGACCGCCGCAAGCCTCGGGATTCTCAGCACCGCGGCAGTCGGCAGCGGACCGATCGTCGGCACTTCGCTGCATCCGACACTGACCACAACCACTCCGCTCAGTAGCCTTTTGGGATCTGCGGCCCAGGCGGTGGTGAGTTCGACTGCCGCGAATTCGTCGTTCCTGGTTCAAGCCAACGCAAACGGCGCTGCCGGCAATGGCTACACCGTTCAATTCGTCGACGACGGCAAAGTGACTGCCGGCAACGAAACCGTGAACGTCGATCCCGGAAATCAGACGATCACCGTCGACATCGACAGCGGCAGCACGACCGCCAACAATGTGATCGACGCGCTCAACAACAATGCCCAATTCGCCGCCAATTTCACCGCCGGCTTGAACCCCGACGATCCCGGCGACACGGGGGTCGGCGTTGTCGATCTCTCGGCGACCGGCACAACCTCCGAAGGCAGCGGCACGCAACTCGACACGTCGGGACTCCAAATCGAAAACGGCGGGCAGACCTACGATATCAGCTTCAGCGGCGACAAAACCGTCGGCGATCTGTTGAACACGCTCGACGGCTCGGGAGCGGCGGTGTTGGCCGAGATCAATTCGTCGGGCACCGGAATCAACATATTGTCGCGGCTGAGCGGTTCCGATTTTTCGGTGGGCGAAAACGGCGGCCAAACGGCCACCCAACTCGGCGTGCGCACCCTGAGCGGTTCAACCACACTCGCGCAACTGAATTACGGCGACGGCGTCCAAACCGCCACCAGCGGTTCTGACTTCATCATTCAGCGCCCCGATGGCACACAATTGGCCGTCTCCGTCGGCTCCGACACGACGATTCAAGACGTGATCGACACGATCAACAACGATCCCAGCAATCAAGGCGCCAATGCGGTCACGGCGTCGTTGAACACCGCCGGCAACGGCATCACGCTTTCGACCAACGCTCCCTCGAACGGCAGCGCCGTGCTTTCGGTCGTCGAGGAAAACGGCAGTTCGGCGGCCCAGGAACTCGGCTTGGTGCCGGCCGGCCAGACGCAGTCGGGCGCACCGACAATCAATGGCAGCACACAAACGCTTGTCGGCACCGACACCAATCCCCAAGAAACCGACAGCACGTTCAACGCGCTTTTGCGATTGCAAAGCGCCTTGGAAACCGGCAACCAAGCCCAGATCACGCGCGGCATGGCCCTGCTCACCACCGCGCAATCGCAGATGGGCCTGACGCAAGCGCATGTCGGCAGCGTCGAACAGTCGGTGACCGCGCTGCAAACCTCGCTCACCAATCAGCAAAACGCGTTGCAAAGCAGTTTATCGAACGATGTCAACGTCGACATGGCCACGGCAATCACGAACCTGACTCAGTTGCA
Proteins encoded:
- a CDS encoding pseudouridine synthase, which encodes MRLQKLLAAAGIGSRRKCEELITAGRVTVDGRAVTELGTKVDPATADIRVDLEPLPRSHPVYYMVNKPIGVVTTNRDPDGRPRVVDLAPQGQRLFAVGRLDVSSEGLILVTNDGELANLLAHPRYGVEKTYQAQVAGVPGPEVLDRLRRGVHLAEGLAHAKRIWIKSQHKQSTTLEMVLDEGKNREVRRLLAQVGHKVLHLRRTALGPLRLGELPPGECRPLRKEEVRALREAAEGQEGARDERRGPRDEGRGARGEGTGVRSQGPKTEEGRARDTANRKGAAAVTEIETLDLEHDRASAATPAKSGTVIGYPTEGGAGRNRGSAAGKAAAKVGAAGRTAKAGGRRKQFRDRQLQRLGKQSRAENRQGKSRGGDGGQAKTQQQGRARSQGQTQRRERRR
- the flgF gene encoding flagellar basal-body rod protein FlgF; translation: MDRAIPFAAMSYYGLYISAEGAHAQSRRVETLANNLANADTVGFKRDFAVVQARYAEEMQRGLDYPGSRTVNDLGGGVRVAETKTDFSPGAFKRTGNPTDIAIPGDGFFMVRRPDGDYLTRAGNFMFNSAGRLVTQDNYPVLSDSGAPIDIDPDAGDWRLTGDGGIVQNGTQQNLALVKPRSLGDLSKVGQNLFKALAPAAPIAPEHRQVDGGFLEQSDVKPTTEMTELIEASRAFEANISMIKNHDQMMGTLTSRLLKFS
- a CDS encoding rod-binding protein; amino-acid sequence: MISATMPLQSAAAIDARASHGAAVGQRLMHESSAQPSGGAADQSELRDKFDSFVGESFYGQMLQAMHKTVGKPAYFNGGRAEEMFQGQLDQILSEKMTQANGGALSSSLFDLFNLQTTGGRK
- the flgG gene encoding flagellar basal-body rod protein FlgG, which encodes MSVQTLYTAATGMEALQQKLDVIANNLANVNTTGFKRDRANFEDLFYRTETVPGIQDAAGNYTPVGIQTGLGSKVQSTQADQTQGAFQQTNQPLDVAIQGNGYLQVTDPTGQILYSRAGNLSLNANGQLVVGDATVGYLLSPAISIPQTATSITIGADGKVSVQEAGSTTMQQVGQIQLARFINPQGLMSLGGNLLSQSDASGPPTQGVPGTNGIGTIQQGSLEASNVEPVNELIDLITTQRSFELNSQAIQAGDQIMQDITNLRRG
- a CDS encoding flagellar basal body L-ring protein FlgH, with the translated sequence MTRIWNPRLFAMRPMPNRRWETLGAAIRPIVLSAIVLGSGIAYGQNSSLFYEDIPNDGPALRVSNCSWVFQKADPLPHLKLHDIVTIIVSEKNALDSEGDVDRRKTGVFNAQLKNWIALKGLSMKAAPMTSGQPQANGTLDQEYQANMQLQTKASLTFTIAATVVDIRPNGNLVVEAHRHVQDNEDIWDQSLSGLIRPQDVLPNNTVLSQNIAELMIDKREVGHVRDGYRRGWLTRLYDRFSIF
- the flgA gene encoding flagellar basal body P-ring formation chaperone FlgA; the encoded protein is MKRIANLLTACGLGLACLFAVSASVRAAELQLRPEIHTQKNLLQLGDVAEIFTASSPEAAMLSAIELMPAPSPGTRVSIRLREIQDILSMRGVNLANVQFTGAAQVMVIAGADPAEKYRMRRPAKVLIQRAERIATDAIVRHLQSKAGAAEEWQVSVTLEDDQVAPLVAAGDAVKVVGGQEPWTGTQSFEFRLPSAEGQARMEISAQVSLPPTVVITLHAMPKGTIVRTSDVELRRLRAGVSPGELFQSIDDVAGKEAIRNIPAGQPLDANLVHPPLLVRSGEVVTVFGRNGSIVVRMPARARENGSEGDLVSVESLLDRQTFLARVSGLHEVEVFAGATTTAPASSGRQSTATRTTLN
- a CDS encoding dihydroorotate dehydrogenase electron transfer subunit, with protein sequence MSDSHDADCFADHASFQTVEVVENVRLATDTWRIRFRVPEMARQFVPGQFLMMRLAGYDDPLLGRPFALYDTVVADPPSLGTSSDPAPSPTDIDVVYLVMGKMTTRLARFRPGDKLDIWGPLGNGFPAPAADDLILVGGGIGQTPFLAYAREALRRRKYGESARQQSLARRVTLCYGARRADYLAGVADFEQLGVDVRISTDDGSAGHHGFVTDLVRHVLAQGGDSPSASRQIVCCGPWRMMQAVAEIARAQKVPCWASLETPMACGIGICFSCVARIRDAAGNWDYRRTCVEGPVFDAERVVW
- a CDS encoding flagellar basal body P-ring protein FlgI → MRSLDTASRRVLLIAAIAFVAGPVRTAEARIPLKDICHVKGQEENTLQGLGIVVGLKGTGDSPGSAPSVRALAQAIQLLGTPAGKRGSPELKDDIKNVALVLVTATVPAAGARQGDKLDCTVASIGGAKSLAGGQLFITALQGPRVENDRVYAFAQGEIHLDDPKVPTTGKVFNGCRVEADFFNPFIKDGKITLVLERNHADFQLAQDIAELINSQLGFQTRSGEMARAMNQENIEVIVPAQYRDRPVSFVSQVLSLPMLEPQSVARVVINERAGSIVISGEIEIGTVVITHKNMVIDTSGQGTGGPASHFVPLDTSSNPPPKLKALVETLNTLKVPPEDVIEIIKGLDRNGKLHGELIIE